Proteins encoded in a region of the Quercus lobata isolate SW786 chromosome 8, ValleyOak3.0 Primary Assembly, whole genome shotgun sequence genome:
- the LOC115957668 gene encoding uncharacterized protein LOC115957668 isoform X2, whose translation MRADRKRLSERTVNLAREVRRALVTTNYHNRQHYSVRCGRGRPQVSLEEFSFLEKVCRKAKPDERTWAKLVNPKTIHWYCDGPEPTREAIAYDERIHKQMDDAKRRAMIKSLAVEQKKTGEIVVPSVPGSSGKRKQPPKSDRPHKQPKVSMEPIVGLMAEGPKAVNQVKQGAGKGLMHAPPVSEEKPPPLLRDDSKFALEKLTSILSAEDYEDLGNHSTEAMGETGLFAVGQSLVMMKGLMDRCLNREAALERVRSKLGKTEEELSQLHKWKSTMEQKFELSENTRKELEQKTEEAGKVLKSRADEVKDLKKKLRHAKDDAVSEYRNSESLLKELGGSFLQGFDDALRQIKKTYPDLDVSMITLTDQDQTSALPVASENTEDLFGEEAAQGDGESAPPNEVAVADPKKAE comes from the exons ATGCGAGCAGACAG AAAACGTCTGTCAGAGAGAACCGTCAACCTTGCCAGAGAAGTCCGTCGAGCACTGGTAACCACCAATTACCACAACCGTCAGCATTACTCCGTCaggtgtg GTAGAGGGCGCCCGCAGGTTAGCCTCGAGGAATTTAGTTTCCTTGAAAAGGTTTGTAGAAAAGCTAAGCCGGACGAAAGGACCTGGGCCAAGTTAGTGAATCCAAAGACAAtacactggtattgtgacggtccagaacctaCCCGTGAGGCCATTGCTtacgacgaaagaatacacaaac aaatggacgacgccaAGAGAAGAGCCATGATAAAATCTCtagccgtcgagcaaaagaagacgggtgagATCGTTGTTCCCAGTGTGCCGGGGTCATCGGGCAAGAGGAAGCAGCCACCAAAGTCCGACCGTCCACACAAGCAGCCAAAGGTGTCAATGGAGCCCATCgtgggcttgatggctgagggcCCTAAGGCCGTCAACCAAGTTAAACAGGGGGCCGGTAAGGGCCTAATGCATGCTCCACCCGTCAGCGAGGAGAAGCCCCCTCCCCTTCTTCGTGATGATTCGAAGTTCGCTTTGGAAAAGCTTACGTCCATACTTTCTGCAGAGGACTATGAGGATCTGGGGAATCACTCGACGGAGGCGATGGGAGAGACGGGGTTATTTGCCGTCGGACAG tccttggttatgatgaagggcttgatggaccgttgcctcaaccgtgaagcggctctgGAACGGGTACGGTCAAAACTTGGGAAGACGGAAGAAGAGCTTAGCCAGCTGCACAAGTGGAAGTCCACCATGGAGCAGAAATTTGAACTGTCTGAGAATACAAGAAAGGAGCTCGAACAGAAGACGGAAGAAGCTGGGAAGGTCTTGAAGAGCAGAGCGGACGAGGTGAAAGATCTGAAGAAAAAGCTCCGTCATGCAAAGGACGACGCCGTCAGCGAATATCGCAACTCCGAGTCCTTGTTGAAGGAGCTTGGaggatcgttccttcaaggctttgacGATGCGCTCCGTCAGATAAAAAAGACCTACCCAGATCTGGACGTGTCTATGATAACACTTACTGATCAAGATCAGACTTCTGCCCTGCCCGTCGCCTCCGAAAATACGGAGGACCTCTTTGGGGAAGAAGCAGCTCAGGGTGACGGAGAGTCCGCTCCGCCGAATGAGGTCGCTGTTGCCGACCCCAAGAAAGCAGAGTAA
- the LOC115957668 gene encoding uncharacterized protein LOC115957668 isoform X1, with protein sequence MSSASSNQSVVRDGTEYENVYPSGHKDQDSPGEDRSPSASSSSSTSEDVEKIEIEGPDGNQALESVVGADGLRQFIMLPEWTVHRFTSVIRERHFSTFRTNFQIPDYIPIRLPYVSERCYYDGVEGVGVYEQVLKSGLRFPLSTLHRELLHYLGLSVTQISPNAWRVFIAMEILYGAMSNGERRLTVREFLHCYRPDEIDRSRGLYRFASRSPLLKVIFETPDSNRDWKSRYFFLEGDRWMNRPGETEYMPVDTTWGIINQARRGRPQVSLEEFSFLEKVCRKAKPDERTWAKLVNPKTIHWYCDGPEPTREAIAYDERIHKQMDDAKRRAMIKSLAVEQKKTGEIVVPSVPGSSGKRKQPPKSDRPHKQPKVSMEPIVGLMAEGPKAVNQVKQGAGKGLMHAPPVSEEKPPPLLRDDSKFALEKLTSILSAEDYEDLGNHSTEAMGETGLFAVGQSLVMMKGLMDRCLNREAALERVRSKLGKTEEELSQLHKWKSTMEQKFELSENTRKELEQKTEEAGKVLKSRADEVKDLKKKLRHAKDDAVSEYRNSESLLKELGGSFLQGFDDALRQIKKTYPDLDVSMITLTDQDQTSALPVASENTEDLFGEEAAQGDGESAPPNEVAVADPKKAE encoded by the exons atgtctagtgcgtcaagtaaccaatcggtggttcgtgacgggacggaatacgagaatgtatacccgtccggtcataaagaccaagatagtccaggcgaagataggagtccgtctgcaTCCTCTTCGTCCTCAACAAGTGAGGATGTGGAGAAAATTGAGATAGAGGGTCCTGACGGGAATCAAGCACTGGAGTCCGTcgtaggtgctgatggactaaggcagttcatcatgttaccagagtggacagtgcataggttcacatccgtcatcCGGGAGAGACATTTCAGTACCTTTAGAACAAATTTTCAGATACCAGACTACATCCCGATCCGTCTTCCCTACGTGTCGGAGAGATGTTATTATGACGGAGTAGAAGGTGTTGGAGTGTACGAGCAGGTGTTGAAGTCtggacttcggttcccgctctctacactCCATAGGGAACTCTTGCATTACCTGGGACTGTCCGTCACCCAGATTTCTccaaacgcctggagggtcttcatagcaatggagattctTTATGGCGCAATGTCGAATGGAGAAAGGAGACTGACGgtccgtgaatttcttcactgttaccgtCCAGATGAGATTGATAGATCAAGGGGGTTGTACCGTTTTGCTAGTCGAAGTCCCTTGTTGAAGGTCatctttgagaccccagactcaaatagagactggaagagtcgctatttcttcctggagggtgacaggtggatgaaccgtccaggaGAGACGGAGTACATGCCCGTCGATACAACTTGGGGGATAATAAACCAAGCGC GTAGAGGGCGCCCGCAGGTTAGCCTCGAGGAATTTAGTTTCCTTGAAAAGGTTTGTAGAAAAGCTAAGCCGGACGAAAGGACCTGGGCCAAGTTAGTGAATCCAAAGACAAtacactggtattgtgacggtccagaacctaCCCGTGAGGCCATTGCTtacgacgaaagaatacacaaac aaatggacgacgccaAGAGAAGAGCCATGATAAAATCTCtagccgtcgagcaaaagaagacgggtgagATCGTTGTTCCCAGTGTGCCGGGGTCATCGGGCAAGAGGAAGCAGCCACCAAAGTCCGACCGTCCACACAAGCAGCCAAAGGTGTCAATGGAGCCCATCgtgggcttgatggctgagggcCCTAAGGCCGTCAACCAAGTTAAACAGGGGGCCGGTAAGGGCCTAATGCATGCTCCACCCGTCAGCGAGGAGAAGCCCCCTCCCCTTCTTCGTGATGATTCGAAGTTCGCTTTGGAAAAGCTTACGTCCATACTTTCTGCAGAGGACTATGAGGATCTGGGGAATCACTCGACGGAGGCGATGGGAGAGACGGGGTTATTTGCCGTCGGACAG tccttggttatgatgaagggcttgatggaccgttgcctcaaccgtgaagcggctctgGAACGGGTACGGTCAAAACTTGGGAAGACGGAAGAAGAGCTTAGCCAGCTGCACAAGTGGAAGTCCACCATGGAGCAGAAATTTGAACTGTCTGAGAATACAAGAAAGGAGCTCGAACAGAAGACGGAAGAAGCTGGGAAGGTCTTGAAGAGCAGAGCGGACGAGGTGAAAGATCTGAAGAAAAAGCTCCGTCATGCAAAGGACGACGCCGTCAGCGAATATCGCAACTCCGAGTCCTTGTTGAAGGAGCTTGGaggatcgttccttcaaggctttgacGATGCGCTCCGTCAGATAAAAAAGACCTACCCAGATCTGGACGTGTCTATGATAACACTTACTGATCAAGATCAGACTTCTGCCCTGCCCGTCGCCTCCGAAAATACGGAGGACCTCTTTGGGGAAGAAGCAGCTCAGGGTGACGGAGAGTCCGCTCCGCCGAATGAGGTCGCTGTTGCCGACCCCAAGAAAGCAGAGTAA